From the Chiroxiphia lanceolata isolate bChiLan1 chromosome 6, bChiLan1.pri, whole genome shotgun sequence genome, the window TTGCCTTGGGGTTCTTCAAAGGAAGTGCCCATCAGTAACACTGTACTTACATATATCTTACTAAATGTtttataacaaaatataaaaaataacaatgtaCTACACAGGGTGAAGATATTCTGAAGAGGTTTGAGAGATTACTCGCAGAGAATGTCTCTGTGTATGTTGCAGCAAGTGTGCCAACTTTGGCTACAAAATCAACAGACCTTGAACTTTTAGAGGAAAAAGGTAATTATTTCCCTTCAGTGACACACTCAGAGCTTCAGCACTGCAAAAAAACATGTGAGGGAAACTGGTCTGCAGGGCCTGTTCCAGCATGTGAACACAGGTTCACAGGATAAGCACTATCTGTTCACTAGTTCATGGTTTCTTTGTATGTTGTCACACCCTTAAGGATTTTTCTGAAAGTTCAcgttttgcatatttttttcaaattactgtgTTCTCAGGAATGAGAACTTGTGAATTTTGGTAGTTATTACTGGCTGCAAGAGTTAGATATGCAGACATGTTCTGGCTGTTGAGGAACCATCTCCATGCTTTAtctaaactctttttttccccctcccaatCTTTCTTCAGGGGCTCATGTGAAAAAGATTGATTTTGGACATTTGACAGGAGGAGTGTTGCATAGCAAATTCTGGATAGTAGACATGAAACACATATATATTGGTAGTGCAAACATGGACTGGAGGTCTTTATCTCAGGtaagctctgctgctgcataTTCAAAAATCTTGGGGAAAATTCATGTTCTAGCgcacaacagagaaaaatcataATGATATAAAATACTGACTGAgtggaagaagcagcaaagaaaccCCTGGAGATGGCTCCTTCTGGGGCTGTGACATATCTTGCTCTCTTTGCAGGTGAAGGAGTTTGGTGTTGTGATATACAACTGCAGCTGCTTGGCCAAAGACCTCTGGAAAACGTTTAGTACTTACTGGGATCTTGGATATGCTAATGCTACCATCCCATTCCCTTGGCCTCTTAATTATTCTACCCTCATTAACAACCGTCGGCCTCTGGAAGTAGAATTTAATGGAATCTTGACAAAAGCCTATTTTTCTGTAAgtatgtttgaaaataaaataatagccTGTAAACTATGTTTAAGGAATGGCCAGAAAAGTTTCTTCAGCAGTCCTCAGTTACTTGTGTTCCAGttagataataattttttcatcagGTTTCTCTGGACCTACTCAAAGAATAAGGATTGACTGAGGATCAGCTGTCAGGTACTATGGCAGGAACAGTGTGCAGGTCTCTTTTAATCACTCATTGGCTCAATAAATCAATACATATCTCACCCATCAGGACATGGAAGGCATGAGGAATGGTAGTAGTCCACCTCAAGGGTTTTGtgctattttaatgaaaactggaCAGATCTGAATATAAATGAATCACAGTCTgaccaaggggaaaaaaaaaaaccaacaaaacgAACAAAACCACTTAAATCACTgatctgtgtgttttcttctttacaggCTTCTCCTCCAGCATTTTGTCCAAAAGGTCGCACCCATGACCTCTATTCTATAATCAGTATTATCAGTCAGGCACAGAAGTTTGTGTACGTTTCTGTTATGGAATATTTCCCCACCAGCCGTTTTGCTCATCCAAGAAGGTACAATTTTAACCTTGAGCAAATAAGTTGACTTGCACtatttaagggaaaaatatattattctcccctttctgcaatgaaaacatTCAGAGTGGAGAGAACTGAGGCTTTGCTGTGCACTTAAAACTGTCCCGTGGACTGTGCCTTCCAGGTaccaagggacaggatgaggggaaacggcctcaagttgtgccagggggGTTTTAGACtagatatgaggaaaaaaaattcacagaaagggttgtcaagcattagacacccagggaagtggcggagtcaccatccctgaagtgttcaaaatAGGTATGCATATGGCACTTCAGTACATGCTTTAGTGGTGAACAttgtggtgctgctgggttgacagttggacttgatgatcccaaaggtcttttccaaccttaacgattctgggattctatggtTCTAATACTGATGCTACAGGAAGGATGGTATCCAATAGTGCCCATGTGCTTTGCTAGTGTTTTAAAGCAGCCTCCTGTATTCTTCACACGGCAAGAAAACTGTGAAGTGCCAGACTAGTCAGGTACATCTTCCTTCAAAGTTCAACAGAGCAGCTTTATGAGAGAGTtcaacagagcagagagaggaaagggaatatGAGAGATCTATATCTGACATCAgacttttcagagaaaatattgctttggtctccttttctgctcctgtttttctttttttctgtcctttacTTCTGAGGAGTCTTGACTTCTGACTCTGCTGCCCGTTTGATGTATTTGACCCATAGTTTAAAGGATGGTAAATAGCTGTCCTTGCTGACCTCTGCAATGAGAGCTGAAACAGTCTCTAAAAGAAAAGTCGGTGGTGattttttggggtgtgtgtggtttttttttctttctaataattCCATCTAAGGACATCCAAGTTCTGGGTGTGAACAGCAGCATGCTCTCAGAGAGAGGGTGGTAGTGGTGATCTGGagtaatcatagaatggtttgggttaaagatcatctagttcctccccccaccccaccatgggcagggacaccttccactagatcaggttgctcaaagccccacctaacctggccttgagcgTGCATGTGGTGAACCACTGCCACGGTCCTGGTGGGCTGCCCAAGGTCACAGCAGAATAATACAGACTGTGCACATCAACTCAAATCTGAGTAACAAAAAGTTAGTCAGTCATGGGGCAGCACTAAGACTCCAAATCCTCTTAGATATGCTTGAATTAGGACGTTTACATGCAACCAAGTGCTCTGAATTATCTGCTTATAACATTTCTGAGTTTTCCAAACAGCTAAATAACCTGAGAAAGAAGTTCAAGAGAAATAATTGTGTACAACATGACTTGCAAAGAATAGGGTAAACTCTAGGTTGCCATTAAGCCAGAATGATACCATGCATTATGTCCTGTGTCATGGTGGTGTAAAGCCTCTGTTGTTTGGCTGGGGCATGTGTGTGTtagcagaagaaacaaaatctcAAGACTAACTTCCACTTGgaggatatttttaataaatcaaacACCTTAGagcattttcagtttctgtgtcATACAGTTGAGTCTCTGGGCTTCTCACCTCCTGATTTTAGCCAAGAATAGGTTCACAGAAAGTCTCTTTCCCCCCTTACGATTGTGTTAATACTCCCTTTTCTTCATCTGAAGGCTTAATCCACCGTTTTTGACATCTAGGGCTGATCAGATGCAAACAAGAGTTTGAAAGGCCCAGAGAAAGCGGTGCAGGGCCTGGGGCTATCTCCACAGCAACCAGCTGTAGTGCCATGAATTGAGGCTGATTAGTTCAGGTTAGGTTCCTCCAACAGCTGAGACAGAGGAAACAAAGCTGCTGTCTAATGCCTTAGTGTTAATCAACTAGAAactgatatatttaaaaaattaaactgttcaaaaatagcatttcaaatagcatgtttttcaaagtttttcaGGATCTGTAAGTCAGCCTGAGCCTGAGAGCACACGGCCAGTCCATTGATCGCAATAGGATGATGCACGAGGGAGGATTAGAGAATTCAGGCCTTTGTACATAAGACCAAAAGGATTAAGTTAGGCAAATTAATTCATCATTGCTCATGGGACTGTGAGCCAGTGCCGGTCCTCTCTCTGTATCAGCCCTCCAATCTGTACTAAAGATGCTTGTCTTCCTCCGTGCAGCACTTGTTACGATCTACAGAATGAAAATGCTGCGTGGGTGTTTGGAGTTATGAGCCCTGGGATGTACATTGTCCGGGTCTTAGTGTTGTGTAGCTGAGTGAAGGATGTTAAAAATTTTCCCCTAAACTACTGCCAACACAAGTGTCAGGAAAACGGATTTTCCCGTGTTCAGGAGAGCACAGCTGTGTCTGTTACCTCTGGGGCACACAGCATGCTAAAGAGGGcaaggaggggtggggagggatggAGCCTGTCCACGCAGGCTCATGGCACAGGACCCCTGTGGACACTGGAAACAGTCTCCAGGTCTCTGAAAAGGCCATATTTTGCAAAATGGTCCTTAGACTTTCCTCTGGCCTCTGCACTGtcctttttattctctgctGCATGATCTGGCTTTACATTGGAgttgctgttgttatttttagTTTCCTAAGGAAATGGGCATGATGGCACCATGCTGTGTATGTACCTGTGTACGTGCACTTTACTAAGCTTTAAACTTTTTGATCAGTTCCAACCTAATTTGGCAGAGTTGGGAGGCCTCAAAACGCCCTGTGAAAAGAATGGACTCGGACTCGGCAAAAGGCCGAAATCCCCTCCAGGGAAGGCACAAGTGCTCCACTTACGAGATATCAGAGATCCCATCTGTGCACGGTGTCACTTATAGTCTCAATTTGTTGTCACAGCTTTCTGCTGAACTGTTTAAAAAGTATCCCTTTTTCCACAaacctccttttctgcagataCTGGCCAACCATTGACAATGCTCTGAGACGTGCAGCTTTCAACCACAGAGTGCAAGTCCGGCTCCTGGTCAGCTGCTGGACATCCTCTGATCCAGCCATGCTCAACTATCTGAGGTCCCTGCGTGCTCTCAACAACCCACATGCCCACATCAGGGTCGACGTGGTATGATAAGAAACCTGATTTAGGAAAGACAGCTTGAGGATATGGTCCCACACTGATTTTTGAGTCTAAGCTGCCGTTTGCATGTGCAAGGATTAGCTTTTAGAGAAGCAGGTTGTCTGTTTTTATAGTGACTGCTTCACATCCTTGTGAAAATAAGGCCCAAGATATAACCTTTGAGGAAGCAGCTATTTCCAAGCCACCAGTGATATTAGGAAtgtgcctggctgtggcacttgAGACATTATCCAGGCACTTGCTTTTGCTGAGCACCGTGACAGTGACAGTTCATATGATAACTTAGTGCTCCTCTCGGAGACCTAAGCTCCATGCTTCCTGCATGGAGCATTTTAAATTGGTCTAACTGCTATCAGTTTTTTACAATTGAGAGATCTGCTATATCTGTACAAATAGACTTGTTTTTGAACACTAAATATTACGCACAGGCCATAGGCACTAGGCTGGAATGTATCAAGTAGAGTGGGGATGGTGTGGATACTCCCAACATCATGCAGTTACCACAACAGAGAGATGttacagaagaaggaaaggattttagtcaaaaaaaaaaaaaaaaaaaaaaaaaaaaaggggacagaaatgcagattttggtAAGAGTTAACACAAAAAGTTAGGCATTATTGTTTCCTGCAGTACCCCTCGTGTCTGTGATCAGCCCATTTTAGCACAAAATAAGAGCAGCAATCAGTGGTAAATGCAGATCTATTAAACAGCTGTctaaaactgcatttaattGTCTGCCCTGTAATGATAATAGCTGTGCCACTAATGGAACATTGTGAGGCAAACATTAACTGTATCTGATCGCAATTGCTTATCCAATTTTGTGTATAGTGGAAGTACTATTTGTTAGTTTTCTTGGGTAAgagtaaaatttcttttatcGTGTATTTAATAATAGAGTGTGGAATGTTCTTTTCTCCCCATATTATTCTATTCTTTGAAACTATAGAAAGCATGCACTGTCCAATCATGAAGTCTGTTCCTCACTagtatttctgtttatatttttaatttctctccctCCAGAAACTCTTCATTGTTCCAGTTCTGAATCACACAAACATTCCTTATGGGAGAGTGAATCACAACAAATACATGGTCACTGATAAAGTAGCCTACATTGGTATGTATTCCAGTCTTTCAAATACTTACAGTGTCTCCAGATCTATTGGACTGAGACTGAGACAGGATGGGCTGCAATATCAGAAAATATCTCATTTTGCCATATAAAGCAGTCTGTCCTGGGTAAAGAAGTACAGATGTGAAGGGGAGATGATAATGTAGGTCAAGTTCAGTAAGAGATTATTTCATATGATTGTGAACCATTAGGAACAGAGCATGACAAGGCTGAGTGCACAGCCTGTGACAAGCACAGTGGGAGTTTCACAGCCTGTGTGCTCAGAATGACGCAGTGATAGCTGGTGCTCTAGAGTATAACATTATTGTGCTTTAATAACAAGAAATTGCTGGGAGGAATTAATTCCACGCACTGTTTGTTGAACAGAACTCtaggaaaggaaatgagaaaacagtAATGTCAATTGCTGCTCAGTTCCTGAAAGTCGGGATGGTGTTTACGTTTCACTCTTTTATTAGGAACCCTCAAAAAAGGGGATGTGAGAGGGCTCTGTCATTTCAGTCAGCTCATCCTCCAAGCAGTGCACACCAGCAAATAGCCCATCTTTCCAACTGGCTGAGGGTTTGCAGCTCCATTTGCCTTTAATACTTTAATAACTTGTTTCATACTGAGTTGTCTTTTGAAGGCAGATATGCAGATAATTTGTTTTCATGCCTAAGCACCTTCTGGAATTGACAGTAGGTTTTTCTGACTCAGGCAATCACGAGGGGAACTGCTAAGTgacaaaacatttgtttttttcacagtgtttgATTTTCTGAATTGAGGTAGCTTTGGGGAGAGACCAGACAATGCCTGCAGCTGGATTCCCAGCTTTGCCTGGTTTAGAAGCAGGCGTTGCATGCTGAGCTCAGAACAGCTCCTGAGGGTTTATTGATCAAGGGTCTAGTTTctcctcttgttttctttcaacaaGTAAAGAGAATTAAGTCCATTAAGGactcttttctttaaacagagaAACCCATGTCAAACACTGGCTTTTACCCCTCTTAATAATCAAGTGTTGCACTCTATTCCCATATTTATAATTAGTAGATTTGTGCATTCTGTCACTGGCTCTAAGGAACCAGAAGGTTATGAACTTTTAGGGTTGCAGTTAATACCTACCTTCCGAAACCTGAGGTCTGGCATAAGAAGGAGGTGACCTGATTTTTGCTGCCTCATTGGTCCTTATGAGATTTGCAGTCATACAGCAAATCAACAAAGCCCGGAGACCCAACAGAACACCGGgaaatgaatgttttctgaTCAGCTACTTTTCCATTGCATAGGGACTTCCAATTGGTCAGAAGATTACTTCACTAATACAGCTGGCGTGGGACTAATTATCAAACAGAATTGGACCAATCTGCAAAGAAGGCAACTGCCTGTCCAGGAACAGGTAAAAAACCTTTTTGAGCGAGACTGGAATTCCAAATATGCAGTGAATCTGGAAGATGTGCAGGGACAGAAAGACTGTAACTGGCAAGGCCGACTCTGAAGTCAATTGAAATGtgcacttaaaataaaaacaaaaaaatacatttgaaccTTGTTCCCGTGCAAATCAGGGAATgttcttctttt encodes:
- the PLD4 gene encoding phospholipase D4, giving the protein MIVKKALKTSLRFNESSNMKLGVNNQKDIKTFQILGAILMLGVVVAMTVYFLRVDSTIDPNGEETVVSIYKELEEEEGLYGDLPRTTITEEDTIRSNDSCSFDLVENVPYDLPFEINSTAAKPLYQAWMRLLDLAQEKIHVASYYWSLTGKDISVNDSSSKQGEDILKRFERLLAENVSVYVAASVPTLATKSTDLELLEEKGAHVKKIDFGHLTGGVLHSKFWIVDMKHIYIGSANMDWRSLSQVKEFGVVIYNCSCLAKDLWKTFSTYWDLGYANATIPFPWPLNYSTLINNRRPLEVEFNGILTKAYFSASPPAFCPKGRTHDLYSIISIISQAQKFVYVSVMEYFPTSRFAHPRRYWPTIDNALRRAAFNHRVQVRLLVSCWTSSDPAMLNYLRSLRALNNPHAHIRVDVKLFIVPVLNHTNIPYGRVNHNKYMVTDKVAYIGTSNWSEDYFTNTAGVGLIIKQNWTNLQRRQLPVQEQVKNLFERDWNSKYAVNLEDVQGQKDCNWQGRL